In Candidatus Saganbacteria bacterium, a single window of DNA contains:
- a CDS encoding metallophosphoesterase produces MIKLSRPAVAAVLVQLFLILFSIRAFAFSFAVMGDNQGNDKIFQKILTMVDSDKSINFAVNTGDITSTSSAWEFKKYKSMISHSRVKFYNCIGNHDVQYLGRQIFMATFGSTYYSWDHGGYHFICLDNVRPNGLGSLQYSWLKKDLSLNKDKPKFIFMHKPLFDISGSFPEEVMFPRAQAASLTAIFKKNKVKAVFCGHVHGYAKEEKDGVLYIIAAGGGGSLYLPYFSGGFYNYVNITVDDDNIYDEVIKIEDEN; encoded by the coding sequence ATGATCAAGCTGTCCAGGCCAGCGGTCGCGGCAGTCCTCGTACAATTATTCCTCATATTGTTTTCAATAAGGGCTTTTGCATTTTCTTTCGCCGTGATGGGCGACAACCAGGGCAATGACAAAATATTTCAAAAAATCCTTACTATGGTGGACAGTGATAAAAGCATAAATTTTGCTGTCAATACCGGCGATATCACCTCTACAAGTTCCGCGTGGGAATTCAAGAAATATAAAAGCATGATCAGCCATTCGAGAGTAAAGTTTTACAACTGCATAGGCAACCATGACGTCCAATATCTTGGCAGGCAGATATTTATGGCAACATTCGGCAGCACTTACTATTCCTGGGACCACGGGGGCTATCATTTTATTTGCCTTGATAATGTACGGCCGAACGGGCTGGGCAGTTTGCAATATTCCTGGCTGAAGAAGGACCTCTCTTTAAATAAAGACAAGCCCAAGTTCATTTTCATGCACAAGCCGTTATTTGACATTTCCGGTTCTTTTCCGGAAGAAGTCATGTTCCCCAGAGCCCAGGCAGCAAGCTTGACGGCTATTTTCAAAAAAAATAAAGTCAAGGCGGTCTTCTGCGGGCATGTCCACGGATACGCAAAAGAAGAAAAAGACGGCGTCTTGTATATTATCGCGGCAGGAGGCGGGGGCTCTCTGTACCTGCCTTATTTTTCCGGCGGGTTCTATAACTACGTTAATATTACGGTCGACGATGATAATATATATGATGAGGTCATCAAGATCGAAGATGAAAATTGA
- a CDS encoding DUF4127 family protein, with protein MKKIALVPLDDRPCNLKFPAKLASAENIEIICPPKEILGHFLDPGSPDDIASWIESKIDEADAFIISIDMLCYGGLIASRRPKVALEEAVKRLGIISKIKKTRPDVPVYLFNVLMRMSITVENEDSKIIWENIFRFFELSAVAEITKNHGDVKAAEDIKKRIPKNIFDDYFLARKRNHEINKKTIELAGSSFADFIVIAKEDCAVNGPQKEEETDLSKMIDDGGLGQKAVIMNGADEAACVLVSRMILKTTNKTPLIAARYSKNKGKDIALYEDEELCGVVSDHINALGAKETASLKDAEVVLFVHSFDKKQKDLLFEEVMMRGEEERHLLKNFCSEIVLAAEIGKKTAVADCCYANGGDPEFMLYLKNAIDLSSLSSFAGWNTAGNSIGCSLAQAVLPQNKSFLLERFIDDLGYQATVRPKINALIKQKGISPFNLGDNNKEVEQMVISEMDTWTKEFLSSLQLTTYTLQLSLPWPRTFEIDCDIILP; from the coding sequence ATGAAAAAGATCGCATTGGTCCCGCTTGACGACCGTCCGTGCAATCTAAAGTTCCCTGCTAAGCTGGCTTCAGCGGAGAATATAGAAATAATATGTCCTCCCAAAGAAATATTGGGCCATTTTCTTGATCCCGGTTCTCCTGATGATATCGCATCATGGATAGAAAGTAAGATAGACGAGGCCGATGCTTTCATCATCTCGATAGACATGTTGTGTTACGGCGGGCTTATCGCGTCGCGCCGGCCTAAGGTAGCTCTTGAGGAAGCCGTTAAAAGGCTCGGTATAATATCAAAGATCAAAAAGACAAGGCCGGATGTCCCCGTCTATCTGTTCAATGTTTTAATGAGGATGTCGATAACGGTGGAAAATGAAGATTCTAAAATTATCTGGGAGAATATTTTCAGATTCTTCGAGCTTTCGGCAGTCGCAGAGATCACAAAAAACCACGGGGACGTCAAGGCTGCCGAGGATATAAAAAAAAGAATACCAAAAAATATTTTTGATGATTACTTCTTAGCCAGAAAAAGGAATCATGAGATAAATAAAAAAACGATCGAACTGGCAGGCAGCAGCTTCGCGGACTTTATAGTGATCGCAAAGGAAGACTGCGCTGTTAACGGGCCTCAAAAAGAAGAGGAAACCGACCTGAGTAAGATGATAGACGACGGCGGGCTTGGGCAAAAGGCTGTGATAATGAACGGTGCTGATGAAGCGGCTTGTGTTTTAGTCTCAAGGATGATACTTAAAACAACAAACAAGACGCCTTTAATTGCGGCAAGATATTCAAAGAACAAAGGCAAAGACATCGCCCTGTATGAGGACGAAGAACTCTGCGGGGTTGTTTCCGATCATATAAATGCTCTCGGGGCAAAAGAGACCGCGTCCCTGAAAGATGCAGAGGTCGTCCTTTTTGTCCATTCGTTCGACAAAAAGCAGAAAGACCTTTTATTCGAGGAAGTTATGATGCGGGGGGAAGAAGAACGGCACCTGCTGAAGAATTTCTGTTCTGAGATCGTGCTTGCTGCGGAGATCGGAAAGAAGACCGCGGTAGCCGACTGCTGTTATGCCAACGGAGGCGACCCTGAGTTCATGCTCTATCTGAAAAATGCCATAGACCTGTCATCGCTGTCCTCTTTTGCCGGCTGGAACACGGCGGGCAATTCTATCGGCTGCAGCCTTGCGCAGGCAGTCCTTCCGCAGAACAAGAGTTTTCTGCTGGAGCGTTTCATTGATGATCTGGGGTATCAGGCGACTGTCCGGCCTAAAATAAACGCCTTAATAAAACAAAAAGGGATATCGCCGTTTAATTTGGGCGATAATAACAAGGAAGTCGAGCAGATGGTGATCTCAGAAATGGATACATGGACAAAAGAATTCTTGTCAAGCTTACAGCTCACAACTTACACCTTACAGCTATCCCTTCCCTGGCCCCGGACCTTCGAAATCGACTGTGATATAATCTTGCCATGA
- a CDS encoding FAD-dependent oxidoreductase, whose product MNDIQTDVLVCGAGPAGFAAAIAASRLEVKVLLLERYGFLGGMAAAGIVNPFMVPKLNGEPLVKGIFEEITERLKKENGCAEGSLFDQPHIIFDQEVLKNILFEMIDEAQIKLLLHSFAVASIMKGNEIKGVVAAGKSGDIKIFAKRVVDATGDGDIAALSGAEFEKGRPQDHLSQPMTLMFRVSGIDEENMPSREKIDELFLESKRQGRIRTPRENFLWFETTRKGEIQVNSTRVPKVDGTDVLDLTKAEVEARKQVSNLFKFLKTVPGFENSYISLVAPQVGVRESRRVAGEYRLTENDVMDGTKFDDPVARCNYPIDIHSPDGRSTTFRKPGPGTYYEIPYRCLVPKKIENLLVAGRCISVTHEALSSMRIMPVCMALGQAAGAAAAISLKKHVTPRKIDYCDLRKVINEQGAEMR is encoded by the coding sequence ATGAACGATATCCAGACAGATGTACTCGTGTGCGGAGCCGGTCCCGCGGGTTTTGCGGCCGCGATAGCGGCTTCAAGGCTGGAAGTAAAAGTCCTTTTGCTGGAGCGTTACGGGTTCCTGGGAGGGATGGCGGCCGCAGGGATCGTGAACCCTTTCATGGTACCGAAACTGAACGGCGAGCCGCTTGTAAAAGGCATATTTGAAGAGATAACAGAAAGGCTGAAGAAAGAAAATGGTTGCGCCGAAGGCTCCCTTTTTGACCAGCCGCACATCATATTTGATCAGGAGGTCCTGAAAAATATTCTTTTTGAGATGATAGACGAAGCGCAGATAAAACTTTTGCTCCACAGTTTTGCGGTCGCATCCATAATGAAAGGCAATGAGATAAAAGGCGTTGTCGCTGCGGGAAAATCAGGCGACATCAAAATATTCGCGAAACGGGTGGTAGACGCGACAGGGGATGGTGATATAGCCGCTTTATCAGGCGCGGAATTCGAAAAAGGCAGGCCGCAGGACCATTTAAGCCAGCCGATGACACTTATGTTCAGGGTCTCGGGCATCGACGAAGAAAACATGCCTTCCAGGGAAAAGATCGATGAGTTATTTTTGGAAAGCAAAAGACAGGGCAGAATACGCACGCCGAGGGAGAACTTTCTCTGGTTCGAAACGACAAGGAAAGGCGAGATACAGGTCAATTCCACAAGAGTTCCCAAAGTAGACGGCACTGACGTGCTTGACCTTACAAAGGCTGAGGTCGAGGCAAGAAAACAGGTATCGAATTTATTCAAATTCCTGAAAACCGTCCCGGGCTTTGAGAATTCTTATATAAGCCTTGTCGCACCTCAGGTCGGTGTAAGGGAATCAAGAAGGGTCGCAGGAGAATACAGGCTGACGGAAAACGATGTGATGGACGGCACTAAGTTCGATGATCCGGTCGCCAGGTGTAATTATCCGATAGATATCCATAGCCCCGACGGGAGGAGCACTACGTTCAGAAAGCCCGGACCGGGGACTTACTACGAGATACCCTACAGGTGCCTTGTTCCAAAGAAGATAGAGAATTTGCTTGTGGCGGGAAGATGTATTTCCGTGACGCACGAAGCGCTGTCCTCGATGAGGATAATGCCGGTCTGCATGGCTCTCGGCCAGGCAGCGGGCGCGGCAGCCGCCATCTCTTTGAAAAAACATGTCACTCCCCGCAAAATAGATTACTGCGACCTGAGAAAGGTGATCAATGAACAGGGAGCCGAAATGCGGTGA
- a CDS encoding MraY family glycosyltransferase, giving the protein MIYFIVFFISSVLTILFVPFAKKSAFLLNAIDKPSDRKVHKSSMPRLGGLAIYLGFMAAVLTGLLIAVIRHMHLNYLAITGILLGSSLMLIVGMFDDMKNIPATKKLLLQILISLVPIMFGVQITFISNPVTGILLLGFISVPVTILWVVGITNALNFVDGLDGLASGITAIAATTLFIVAVRIHQPGAAILMIALAGATAGFLRYNFNPASIFLGDSGSLFLGFMLATCSVIGVLKSSMILALLIPAFIMGIPIFDAASVIMRRVRDGRHIFDADRRHLHHRLLDRGFSHRQVVLSIYSACILLSIGTLAVTFLRVSHALVVLGIVAIIVFTVFYQIKKYVRKYVVLEK; this is encoded by the coding sequence ATGATATACTTCATAGTCTTTTTCATATCAAGCGTATTAACTATTCTTTTTGTGCCTTTTGCTAAAAAATCAGCGTTCCTGTTAAATGCGATCGACAAGCCTTCCGACAGGAAAGTCCATAAAAGTTCGATGCCCAGGCTTGGGGGACTGGCTATCTATTTAGGGTTCATGGCAGCGGTCCTGACAGGTCTTCTGATCGCCGTCATAAGGCATATGCACCTGAACTATCTGGCGATAACAGGCATACTGCTCGGTTCTTCCCTGATGCTGATAGTCGGTATGTTCGATGACATGAAAAACATCCCGGCAACAAAAAAATTGCTCCTTCAAATATTGATCTCACTGGTCCCGATAATGTTCGGGGTCCAGATAACTTTCATTTCAAACCCGGTAACGGGGATCCTGTTGCTCGGTTTCATCTCGGTCCCGGTCACGATATTGTGGGTGGTCGGCATCACGAACGCGCTGAATTTTGTCGACGGGCTTGACGGTCTGGCTTCCGGTATAACCGCGATAGCCGCTACTACTCTATTTATTGTCGCGGTAAGGATACACCAGCCGGGGGCGGCGATACTTATGATAGCTCTTGCCGGCGCCACGGCAGGTTTTTTGCGCTATAATTTCAATCCGGCGTCGATATTTTTAGGCGATTCCGGAAGCCTTTTTCTGGGTTTTATGCTTGCGACCTGTTCGGTGATAGGCGTATTGAAAAGCTCGATGATACTGGCCCTGCTTATTCCGGCGTTCATAATGGGTATCCCTATCTTTGATGCCGCCTCTGTAATAATGAGGAGGGTGCGCGACGGGCGGCACATCTTCGACGCCGACAGGAGACACCTCCACCACAGGCTTCTTGACAGAGGGTTCAGCCACAGGCAGGTCGTCCTTTCGATATACAGCGCCTGCATCCTGCTGAGCATCGGGACTTTGGCAGTAACATTTTTGAGGGTCTCCCACGCGCTGGTCGTGCTGGGCATAGTGGCAATAATTGTCTTTACCGTCTTTTATCAGATCAAAAAATACGTAAGAAAATACGTGGTACTGGAGAAATAA
- the wecB gene encoding UDP-N-acetylglucosamine 2-epimerase (non-hydrolyzing): protein MQQLKRVMFAFGTRPEAIKIAPVINEIYKHSDIFAPIVVVTAQHREMLDQTLKIFDIKPDYDLDIMEQDQTISNIVTKTLQGFEDIILQERPDMVIVQGDTSTAFASALAAFYRKVPVGHIEAGLRTKNKFNPFPEEMNRKLISAIADMHFAPTEMSVNNLLSESVSRSNIFLTGNTVIDALLSVVSRPYDLKRSGVSIKPGKKLILVTTHRRESFGIPMRNALEAIAKIAKKFGDEVQIVLPVHKNPNVRDVVFDVLDNLPNVDLVEPMDYLPFVHLMKESYIILTDSGGIQEEAPSLGKPVLVLREITERPEAVLAGTVKIVGTDPGTIFNETQKLLTDKDAYDKMSHAVNPYGDGNASSRIITSLLKHFGFTDRKVEEFDFRNIAPKN, encoded by the coding sequence ATGCAGCAGTTAAAAAGAGTGATGTTCGCTTTCGGGACAAGGCCGGAGGCCATAAAAATAGCGCCGGTGATAAACGAGATCTACAAGCACAGTGATATCTTCGCGCCGATAGTGGTCGTGACCGCGCAGCACAGGGAAATGCTCGACCAGACGCTCAAGATATTCGACATCAAGCCCGATTACGATCTGGATATCATGGAGCAGGACCAGACTATTTCAAATATCGTAACTAAGACGCTGCAGGGTTTTGAGGATATCATTCTGCAGGAACGGCCGGACATGGTCATAGTCCAGGGAGACACGTCCACCGCTTTCGCGTCGGCGCTGGCCGCCTTCTACAGAAAAGTCCCGGTCGGACATATAGAAGCGGGGCTGCGGACAAAGAACAAGTTCAATCCCTTTCCAGAAGAGATGAACAGAAAACTTATTTCCGCGATCGCGGACATGCATTTTGCTCCGACGGAGATGTCGGTAAATAACCTGTTGAGCGAAAGTGTCTCCCGAAGTAATATTTTTCTTACCGGTAACACCGTGATCGATGCACTATTGTCTGTAGTTTCGAGACCGTATGATCTGAAGAGGTCTGGTGTCAGCATAAAACCCGGTAAAAAACTGATCCTGGTCACGACGCACCGCAGGGAAAGCTTCGGCATACCGATGCGGAACGCACTCGAAGCAATAGCAAAGATCGCAAAAAAATTCGGAGACGAAGTCCAGATCGTCCTTCCGGTCCATAAGAACCCGAACGTCAGGGACGTCGTTTTTGATGTGCTGGATAACCTGCCTAACGTCGATCTTGTCGAGCCGATGGATTATCTTCCTTTCGTGCATCTGATGAAGGAATCTTATATTATCCTTACGGATTCGGGCGGCATACAGGAAGAAGCTCCTTCGCTTGGGAAACCGGTCCTGGTGCTCAGGGAGATAACCGAAAGGCCGGAAGCGGTCCTCGCCGGCACGGTAAAAATTGTCGGAACGGATCCCGGCACAATATTCAATGAGACCCAAAAGCTGTTAACGGACAAGGACGCTTACGATAAAATGTCGCATGCTGTGAACCCGTACGGTGACGGGAACGCTTCTTCAAGGATAATCACCAGCCTGCTGAAACACTTCGGTTTCACAGACAGAAAAGTCGAGGAATTCGACTTCCGCAATATCGCGCCGAAGAACTGA
- a CDS encoding AtpZ/AtpI family protein yields MGFFKYTDLAFRIAGNIIAPPLVGIFLGGFLDKKFHTTPVFILVLTVLGIAAGLRSLFRLFDEVKEEK; encoded by the coding sequence ATGGGCTTTTTCAAATACACCGATCTCGCCTTCAGGATCGCAGGGAACATAATAGCTCCTCCTCTTGTCGGGATATTTCTGGGCGGATTTCTCGATAAAAAATTCCATACAACACCGGTGTTCATCCTGGTCCTTACAGTACTCGGTATAGCGGCGGGATTGAGGAGCCTGTTCAGGTTGTTTGATGAAGTGAAGGAAGAGAAGTAA
- a CDS encoding type II toxin-antitoxin system Phd/YefM family antitoxin, with product MRAKTTLSISEARKNIFDIAEQVQKPSTYYTLTENGRPKAVVMSAEEFESWTETLDVIAEFPGLKNSIKEAEKEYKSGDYITLEDLLEKEGYIVRGKKHEVLPRNTKKSPKRNR from the coding sequence ATGAGAGCAAAAACGACACTGTCCATTTCAGAGGCCAGAAAGAATATATTTGATATAGCGGAGCAAGTGCAAAAACCCAGCACTTATTATACTTTGACTGAAAACGGACGTCCGAAGGCAGTGGTGATGTCGGCGGAGGAGTTTGAGTCATGGACTGAAACGCTGGACGTTATCGCGGAATTCCCCGGACTGAAGAACAGCATAAAGGAAGCTGAAAAAGAATATAAAAGCGGCGATTATATAACTTTGGAAGACCTGCTGGAGAAGGAAGGCTATATTGTGAGAGGAAAAAAGCATGAAGTATTGCCTCGTAATACCAAAAAAAGTCCAAAAAGAAATAGGTAG
- a CDS encoding type II toxin-antitoxin system mRNA interferase toxin, RelE/StbE family — protein MKYCLVIPKKVQKEIGRIDKKYKGKILLALKILEEEPYTGKKLEGEYKGKWSYRVWPYRIIYEIHKNELIILIIHIGHRQSAY, from the coding sequence ATGAAGTATTGCCTCGTAATACCAAAAAAAGTCCAAAAAGAAATAGGTAGGATCGACAAAAAATACAAGGGCAAGATCCTTCTGGCATTAAAGATACTGGAAGAAGAACCTTATACAGGCAAAAAGCTTGAAGGCGAATATAAAGGCAAATGGTCATATCGCGTATGGCCTTACAGGATAATATATGAAATCCATAAAAATGAGCTTATCATTCTTATTATTCATATCGGCCACAGACAGAGCGCTTATTAG
- the atpB gene encoding F0F1 ATP synthase subunit A translates to MILQIGQHPTFEINNIYFNLDTIVSLLIVSSFIVLAALVLRFTVLRKSGRPVSLLQMAVEAIYNFTENISTGIMGNAGLVYVSIVSTLFILIFFSNIFGLIPVNAVYSLFFEKLLGRIPELSAPTCDINTTAGLAVTVFLLIHFLGLKNKGLRYMKKFFQPNFFFFPINVLEELAKPFSLAIRLFGNTFGKETIILVLVSITVFPLLYPLPVMFLDLFIGTIQAFIFSLLTAFYIAEAVSEEH, encoded by the coding sequence GTGATACTTCAGATTGGCCAACATCCGACTTTCGAGATCAATAACATCTATTTCAACCTTGATACTATTGTTTCGCTTTTGATCGTCTCGTCGTTTATAGTCCTGGCAGCGCTGGTCCTGCGCTTCACGGTATTGAGGAAGAGCGGAAGACCGGTCTCGCTTCTACAAATGGCGGTCGAAGCGATATATAACTTCACAGAAAACATCTCTACGGGAATAATGGGGAATGCCGGACTCGTATATGTGAGCATTGTTTCCACCCTGTTCATTTTGATATTTTTCTCGAATATTTTCGGACTGATCCCTGTCAACGCGGTCTACTCGCTGTTCTTTGAGAAACTGCTTGGACGGATCCCGGAGCTTTCGGCGCCAACATGTGATATCAACACCACCGCGGGACTGGCGGTCACCGTATTTCTGCTGATCCATTTTTTGGGCCTGAAAAACAAGGGATTAAGATATATGAAAAAGTTCTTCCAGCCGAATTTCTTCTTTTTCCCTATAAATGTCCTCGAAGAACTTGCCAAGCCGTTCTCGCTGGCGATAAGGCTTTTCGGCAACACATTCGGGAAGGAGACGATAATACTGGTCCTTGTGTCCATCACCGTTTTTCCGCTGTTATATCCTTTACCTGTGATGTTCCTGGACCTTTTCATCGGTACGATACAGGCGTTCATATTTTCGCTGCTCACTGCTTTTTATATTGCGGAAGCGGTATCTGAAGAACATTAG
- the atpE gene encoding ATP synthase F0 subunit C, which translates to MEGQALVQAVSVFCAAFSVALAAIGSALGQGKATASALESIARQPEAKGSITQLLIVALAFIESLTLYALLIAIVLIFANPFVK; encoded by the coding sequence ATGGAAGGTCAAGCTCTGGTCCAGGCGGTCTCGGTCTTTTGCGCGGCGTTCAGCGTGGCCCTTGCGGCGATAGGTTCGGCTCTCGGACAGGGGAAGGCGACAGCTTCGGCGCTCGAATCGATAGCAAGGCAGCCGGAGGCAAAGGGTTCGATCACCCAGCTGCTGATAGTGGCGCTGGCGTTCATCGAATCACTCACTCTGTACGCGCTGCTGATAGCGATAGTCCTGATATTTGCAAATCCGTTCGTGAAGTAA
- the atpF gene encoding F0F1 ATP synthase subunit B — translation MLEINGTIVAVIINFAVLVWILNSFLYKPVRNILLERKNRIESDTDEARKKLKDAEDIKASYEIKLKQSGDEAKKIIDAANNTAESLKTAAQKDASENAEKSRKDAEAEAEKIKTEAFDSVRSQISSMVVMAAGKVIEKNIDAASQSALIDEFIGKIEKAGLN, via the coding sequence ATGCTGGAAATTAACGGCACGATAGTCGCGGTAATAATAAATTTTGCCGTGCTTGTCTGGATACTCAACAGTTTTCTGTACAAGCCGGTCAGGAATATCCTGCTGGAGAGAAAGAACAGGATAGAATCGGATACTGACGAAGCCCGGAAAAAGCTGAAAGATGCGGAAGATATAAAAGCCTCTTATGAGATAAAATTAAAGCAGTCGGGCGATGAAGCAAAGAAGATAATCGATGCGGCAAATAATACGGCAGAAAGCCTGAAGACAGCCGCCCAGAAAGACGCTTCAGAAAATGCGGAAAAGTCAAGAAAAGACGCGGAGGCGGAGGCCGAGAAAATAAAGACCGAAGCCTTTGACAGCGTGAGATCGCAGATATCTTCGATGGTGGTCATGGCCGCAGGGAAAGTGATCGAAAAGAATATCGATGCGGCTTCACAAAGCGCTTTGATAGACGAATTCATCGGAAAAATAGAAAAGGCAGGGCTTAACTGA
- the atpH gene encoding ATP synthase F1 subunit delta, which translates to MGSTGQRYAKALIESVPAAGDLQRAKEDFKSFLETLDASKELKFVFMNPSVSRKTAKAVLEEVLEKGSGEIFRKFIGVVIDNGRQKIIYEIKNDFDRLCDEAADIMKVTVKSAVPLSPDQEKRLKEKLSLATGKDVIVENIIEASVIGGCTVTVRDTVVDGSVKNYLNKMQEALANA; encoded by the coding sequence ATGGGCAGTACCGGTCAAAGATATGCCAAAGCTCTTATCGAAAGTGTCCCTGCTGCCGGGGATCTGCAGCGGGCGAAAGAGGATTTTAAATCTTTCCTGGAGACGTTAGACGCGTCAAAAGAACTTAAGTTTGTTTTTATGAACCCGTCCGTCTCCAGGAAGACCGCGAAAGCGGTGCTGGAAGAAGTCCTTGAAAAAGGATCGGGGGAAATATTCAGGAAGTTCATCGGGGTCGTGATCGACAACGGCAGGCAGAAGATCATATACGAGATAAAAAATGATTTTGACCGCCTGTGCGACGAAGCGGCCGATATAATGAAGGTCACCGTAAAAAGCGCGGTGCCGTTAAGCCCGGACCAGGAAAAAAGGCTGAAAGAAAAATTGTCCCTGGCGACCGGCAAGGATGTCATAGTGGAAAATATCATCGAAGCGTCGGTCATAGGAGGATGCACAGTGACCGTCAGGGACACGGTGGTGGACGGTTCCGTCAAAAATTATCTAAATAAGATGCAGGAGGCCTTGGCAAATGCTTAA
- the atpA gene encoding F0F1 ATP synthase subunit alpha — protein MLKPDEITAIIRGRIKGFSKDLDVFESGVVTAAGDGVATVYGLSNVMYNELIEFSSGVTGIAFSLLSDCVGCIILGDAEKIKEGDTVRRTKKVMSIPVGDALIGRVIDPLGKPLDEKGPVRTAEYRPIESPAPSVVDREPVQEPLQTGIKAIDSMIPIGRGQRELIIGDRSIGKTAIAIDTILNQKDKSVICIYVAIGQKASNVARIVDILNEHGAMQYTTVMFAGASDSPALQYIAPYAGCAIGEHYLYSGRHALLIYDDLSKHAVAYRQISLLLRRPPGREAYPGDIFYLHSRLLERASKLNKELGSGSLTALPIIETQEGDISAYIPTNVISITDGQIYLETDLFNSDVKPAINVGLSVSRVGGSAQISAMKKVAGRLRLDLAQYRELAAFSQFSADIDKSTGQQLLRGEKLTELLKQPQYRPMDAVDQVISIFAGTKGYLDDIENSEIAAFESELLSFMKSNHPEVMNEIRNTLKISDQAEKQLISAVETFKNAFKAGVKR, from the coding sequence ATGCTTAAACCGGATGAGATAACAGCGATAATACGCGGGCGGATAAAAGGTTTCTCAAAGGACCTGGATGTCTTTGAAAGCGGGGTCGTTACGGCTGCGGGTGACGGGGTCGCCACGGTATACGGCCTTTCAAACGTGATGTACAACGAGCTCATCGAATTCTCTTCGGGTGTGACTGGGATCGCTTTTTCTCTTCTCAGCGACTGCGTGGGATGCATCATCCTGGGGGACGCCGAAAAGATCAAGGAAGGCGATACGGTCAGGAGAACAAAAAAAGTCATGAGCATACCGGTGGGCGATGCTCTCATCGGAAGGGTGATAGATCCGCTCGGAAAACCTCTTGATGAAAAAGGACCGGTCCGGACGGCCGAATACAGGCCCATAGAAAGCCCTGCTCCGTCGGTCGTGGACAGGGAGCCCGTACAGGAACCGCTCCAGACAGGGATCAAAGCCATAGATTCGATGATCCCCATCGGAAGAGGGCAGAGAGAACTGATAATCGGCGACAGGAGCATAGGCAAGACAGCTATAGCCATAGATACGATACTCAACCAGAAGGACAAAAGCGTTATCTGTATATATGTCGCGATAGGGCAGAAAGCCTCGAACGTAGCCCGCATAGTTGACATCCTTAATGAACACGGCGCCATGCAATATACAACGGTCATGTTCGCCGGAGCCAGCGACTCGCCGGCGCTTCAATACATCGCTCCTTACGCCGGATGCGCGATAGGCGAGCATTATCTTTACAGCGGCCGTCACGCGCTTTTGATATATGACGATCTTTCAAAGCACGCGGTCGCATACAGGCAGATCTCACTTCTGCTGCGCAGACCCCCGGGGCGTGAAGCTTATCCCGGCGATATCTTCTACCTGCATTCAAGGCTGCTTGAGAGAGCGAGCAAACTGAACAAAGAGCTCGGGTCAGGCTCCCTTACAGCGCTGCCGATAATCGAAACGCAGGAGGGCGATATTTCCGCTTATATCCCGACGAACGTTATTTCAATAACCGACGGACAAATATATCTTGAAACGGACCTTTTTAATTCGGACGTTAAACCGGCCATCAATGTCGGGCTTTCAGTCTCAAGGGTGGGCGGCTCGGCCCAGATAAGCGCCATGAAAAAAGTAGCCGGAAGGCTGCGGCTTGACCTGGCCCAGTACAGGGAACTCGCGGCGTTCTCCCAGTTCTCGGCGGATATCGACAAGAGCACCGGCCAGCAGCTTCTCCGCGGGGAAAAACTTACCGAACTTCTGAAACAGCCGCAATACCGGCCCATGGACGCGGTGGACCAGGTTATATCTATTTTTGCCGGGACAAAAGGATATCTGGATGATATCGAGAACTCGGAGATAGCCGCGTTCGAATCCGAATTATTAAGTTTTATGAAAAGCAATCATCCCGAGGTAATGAACGAAATAAGGAATACCTTGAAAATATCGGACCAGGCGGAAAAGCAGCTTATTTCGGCGGTCGAAACTTTTAAGAACGCCTTTAAGGCGGGAGTCAAACGCTGA